The Cryptococcus neoformans var. neoformans B-3501A chromosome 7, whole genome shotgun sequence genome window below encodes:
- a CDS encoding hypothetical protein (HMMPfam hit to adh_short, short chain dehydrogenase, score: 61.3, E(): 2.6e-15) gives MPTPLALLLSAILIIGTYFAMPFWPFRKSNYDPRGKHCYITGGSSGLGKALAERLVKQGAHVTIVGRDSKKAEGVVEELKAIAAPGQIIQCIAADLTSPIASTNAIHAACKPHADQAPDYVYLCAGFSRPKLFVETTKQELKDGLDGVYWVSAYTAHEACQMMSKQRRTGKIIFVASFLSYVSFAGYSSYSPAKYALRGLSDALRSEMLLHNIDIHIFLPCGISGPGFDAENRTKPAVTKKIEEGDTPITPEVCAAALESGLKKGYYQITDNLVTEPIRLRSNGGVPTNNFLLDTLWLIVSSVGVPIWRMTADSAVRSFRAKVEKELEAKGYYVS, from the exons ATGCCCACCCCTTTGGCGCTCCTCTTATCGGCAATCTTAATAATAGGCACCTACTTCGCGATGCCCTTTTGGCCATTCCGGAAATCGAACTACGACCCTCGAGGGAAACACTGTTACATCACAGGCGGCTCGTCGGGGTTGGGCAAGGCTCTTGCGGAGCGGCTGGTGAAGCAAGGAGCGCATGTCACGATTGTCGGGAGAGATAGTAAAAAGGCGGAAGGTGTGGTTGAGGAACTCAAA GCAATCGCAGCACCGGGCCAGATCATCCAGTGCATCGCCGCAGACCTCACGTCCCCTATCGCCTCTACTAACGCTATCCACGCTGCGTGCAAGCCACACGCAGACCAAGCGCCTGACTATGTCTACCTCTGTGCTGGATTCTCTCGGCCGAAACTGTTCGTTGAAACGACAAAGCAAGAGTTGAAAGATGGACTTGATGGTGTGTACTGGGTATCGGCTTATACCGCTCAC GAGGCATgccagatgatgagcaaaCAACGCCGTACTGGCAAAATCATCTTTGTCGCCAGTTTCCTCTCCTACGTCTCTTTTGCCGGATACTCATCCTACTCTCCTGCCAAATACGCTCTTCGCGGCCTTTCAGATGCTCTGCGCTCAGAAATGTTACTGCACAATATTGATATCCACATCTTCTTACCGTGTGGTATCAGCGGCCCTGGATTCGATGCGGAAAATAGGACAAAGCCAGCTGTgacaaagaagattgaagaaggggataCGCCTATCACCCCGGAAGTCTGTGCGGCGGCTTTGGAAAGTG gcttgaagaagggctACTACCAAATCACAGACAATCTGGTCACCGAACCTATCCGCTTACGTTCCAACGGTGGTGTGCCGACCAATAATTTTTTACTCGACACACTCTGGCTTATCGTTAGCTCCGTCGGTGTACCCATCTGGCGAATGACAGCCGACTCTGCCGTGAGATCTTTCAGGGCCAAAGTGGAGAAAGAGCTTGAGGCGAAGGGGTATTATGTGTCGTAA
- a CDS encoding hypothetical protein (HMMPfam hit to Bac_rhamnosid, Bacterial alpha-L-rhamnosidase, score: 585.1, E(): 5.3e-173), producing MSVTIVSLQAEHHESGFGIAHPTPRLTWRFGSTTLKDWKQASYELIITHSGNHQAQHYIIKSEQSVLVSWPSKSIQSREIVEVKVRSTGTDGSTTNWAGITLEAALLDRGEWKAKFISGPPQEVDAPKPPFRLRKTFVLKSAPIQARLYASALGVYECEINGKRVGDQILAPGWTSYKYHLRYQIYDITSLLQQGENTITAYVGEGWYATRLGRPGKRNNWGSRLGFLGQLETDGEAEVVTDETWECVDGPIKNSEIYNGEVYDLTYDESKAKISPVEVLSFPEAQLIASDAPPIRRVKEVKAVKLITTPSGKSILDFGQNLVGFLRIETDLKGKELLLRHAEVLEDGELGTRPLRTAEPNDKIILGGKTKGWEPKFTFHGFRYVEIEGIKPTLEDFTAIVIFSDMRRTGTFTSSHDMVNRLHENVVWGMMSNFVSVPTDCPQRDERLGWTGDIQVFAPTANYLFDTSGFLEGWLQDVAAEQIEWKGVPPTVVPYVPPNKFNDQHPKPQSIWADVVAIAPWDLYNTFGDERIMEKQWGSMRMWLDEGVPRGKDGLWSEIAPQYAQYPAHGRTDTHFVANAYLVHVTSLVAKIGKLLKKDPEVVKKYEDDATRLHKLFLEEYTTSTGRVVSDTQTALALVLKFNLLKAEQIPRARERLEFLTRWAYFKVSTGFAGTPILLPVLADNGLEHIAYRMLQEKDNPSWLYSVGMGATTIWERWDSMLPNGRINPGQMTSFNHYALGAVAQFMHTYIGGLSPSSPGWKSALIKPLPGGTITSAQTSFDSPYGPYVCKWKIEGDTMLVDTEVPPNGSARVVLNGIDEVIGSGKKRFKVPYEKDKRWPPKGIRGPQSVFMPDEFVP from the exons ATGTCGGTGACCATCGTCAGCTTACAAGCTGAACATCACGAATCCGGCTTTGGTATCGCCCATCCTACTCCTCGCCTGACATGGCGATTCGGTTCGACAACGCTCAAAGACTGGAAACAAGCTTCTTACGAGCTTATCATCACCCATTCTGGGAATCATCAGGCGCAGCACTACATTATCAAGTCTGAGCAGTCCGTCCTCGTTTCTTGGCCGTCGAAATCTATTCAATCGAGAGAGATCGTGGAGGTCAAAGTTCGTTCAACAGGTACCGATGGGTCGACAACAAACTGGGCTGGGATCACACTCGAAGCTGCTCTGCTTGACCGAGGAGAGTGGAAAGCTAAATTTATCTCCGGTCCTCCTCAAGAGGTTGACGCCCCCAAACCGCCTTTCCGTTTACGCAAGACCTTTGTTCTCAAGTCTGCTCCTATTCAAGCCCGACTCTATGCGTCTGCTCTCGGAGTGTACGAATGCGAGATCAACGGGAAGAGGGTAGGCGACCAGATTCTGGCCCCCGGGTGGACATCGTACAAGTACCATCTCCGTTATCAGATATACGATAtcacctccctcctccagcaAGGCGAGAATACGATCACCGCGTACGTCGGAGAAGGATGGTACGCTACCCGTCTTGGTAGACCTGGGAAACGCAATAATTGGGGCAGTCGCTTGGGATTCTTGGGACAGCTCGAAACAGATGGTGAGGCTGAAGTGGTGACGGATGAGACGTGGGAATGCGTCGATGGGCCTATCAAGAATTCCGAGATTTATAACGGCGAGGTGTACGATTTGACATACGACGAGTCCAAGGCGAAGATCTCCCCTGTCGAagtcctctccttcccggAAGCCCAACTCATCGCTTCCGATGCTCCACCAATTAGGCGAGTCAAGGAAGTCAAAGCCGTGAAACTTATCACGACACCTTCCGGCAAATCCATTCTCGATTTCGGACAGAACCTTGTAGGATTCTTGAGGATTGAGACGGATctgaaagggaaggagcTATTATTGAGGCATGCAGAGGTattggaggatggggagcTTGGAACAAGGCCGTTGAGAACGGCGGAGCCGAATGATAAGATTATTCTGGGTGGGAAGACGAAAGGATGGGAACCCAAGTTCACTTTCCACGGCTTCAG GTACGTTGAGATAGAGGGCATCAAACCAACCCTCGAGGACTTTACCGCTATTGTCATTTTCTCCGATATGCGTCGTACAGGGACATTCACATCGAGTCATGACATGGTCAATAGATTGCACGAGAATGTTGTATGGGGAATGATGTCCAACTTCGTCTCTG TCCCGACTGATTGTCCGCAGAGGGACGAACGATTAGGATGGACGGGGGATATTCAGGTATTCGCACCGACTGCAAATTACCTCTTTGACACTTCAG GGTTCCTTGAAGGTTGGCTCCAAGACGTGGCTGCCGAACAGATTGAATGGAAAGGCGTGCCGCCTACCGTCGTACCCTATGTTCCTCCCAACAAATTCAACGACCAACACCCCAAACCCCAATCCATCTGGGCTGATGTGGTAGCTATCGCCCCTTGGGATTTGTACAACACCTTTGGTGACGAAAGGATTATGGAGAAGCAATGGGGTAGCATGCGCATGTGGCTGGATGAGGGTGTGCCGAGAGGCAAGGATGGGCTTTGGTCAGAGATAGCCCCTCAGTATG CTCAATATCCTGCGCATGGGCGTACAGATACACACTTTGTGGCCAATGCCTACCTTGTCCACGTCACGTCCCTCGTTGCGAAAATCGGTAAactgctgaagaaggatcCCGAGGTAGTGAAGAAGTACGAAGATGATGCCACCCGATTGCATAAGCTTTTCCTTGAAGAATATACAACATCCACGGGGCGAGTCGTTTCGGATACCCAGACAGCTCTTGCTCTTGTTCTCAAGTTCAATTTGCTCAAAGCAGAACAGATTCCGCGAGCCCGGGAGAGGCTTGAGTTTCTGACAAGGTGGGCTTACTTCAAGGTATCAACGGGCTTTGCGGGGACGCCCATTTTGTTACCTGTCTTAGCCGATAATGGGCTAGAGCATATTGCGTACAGAATGTTgcaagagaaagataaTCCTTCGTGGCTGTACTCTGTGGGTATGGGTGCAACTACTATT TGGGAGAGATGGGATTCGATGCTCCCCAACGGTCGAATCAATCCTGGTCAAATGACTTCGTTCAACCACTACGCCCTTGGCGCTGTCGCTCAATTCATGCATACCTACATTGGTGgtctctccccttcttctccaggtTGGAAGTCTGCCCTCATCAAGCCCTTGCCCGGCGGCACGATCACCTCTGCTCAAACATCCTTCGACTCGCCTTATGGACCTTACGTGTGTAAGTGGAAGATTGAGGGGGATACAATGTTGGTTGATACGGAAGTACCGCCCAACGGAAGCGCGAGGGTTGTTTTGAACGGGATTGATGAGGTTATTGGGAGCGGGAAAAAGAGGTTCAAGGTGCCGTATgaaaaagacaagagaTGGCCACCCAAGGGTATCCGAGGGCCGCAAAGTGTGTTCATGCCTGATGAGTTTGTGCCCTAG
- a CDS encoding 60S acidic ribosomal protein P0 (Match to ESTs gb|CF192947.1|CF192947, gb|CF187561.1|CF187561, gb|CF187043.1|CF187043; HMMPfam hit to Ribosomal_60s, 60s Acidic ribosomal protein, score: 76.9, E(): 5.2e-20; HMMPfam hit to Ribosomal_L10, Ribosomal protein L10, score: 142.3, E(): 1.1e-39), whose product MGATRANKELYFEKLRALIEKYPSIFVVNIDNVSSQQCHMIRQALRGKGVVLMGKNTMVRRAIRTILPEFPQFEKLMPFVKGNIGFVFTSGDLKDVREIIISNKVAAPARAGAFAPNDVYVPAGNTGMEPGKTSFFQALGIPTKIARGTIEIVSDVQVVAAGSKVGPSEATLLNMLNISPFTYGMTVVQVYDNGAVFPSAILDIEEKTLVDQFVSGIKTVAAISLATGIPTIASVVHSLVNSYKNILNVSLATDYEFEGSAKIKEYLANPEAFAVAAAPAAAAEASSEAAPAAAKEEEKEESDDDMGFGLFD is encoded by the exons ATGGGTGCCACTCGTGCTAACAAGGAACTTTACTTCGAGAAGCTTAGGGCTCTCATCGAGAAGTACC cctccatcttcgtcgtcaaCATTGACAACGTCTCTTCCCAGCAATGTCACATGATCCGACAGGCTCTCCGTGGCAAGGGTGTTGTTCTTATGGGCAAGAACACCATGGTCCGACGTGCTATCCGAACCATCCTCCCCGAGTTCCCCCAGTTCGAGAAGCTCATGCCTTTCGTCAAGGGAAACATTGGTTTCGTCTTCACCTCTGGTGACCTCAAGGACGTCCGAgagatcatcatctctaACAAGGTCGCCGCCCCCGCCCGTGCCGGTGCCTTTGCCCCCAACGACGTCTACGTTCCTGCCGGTAACACTGGTATGGAGCCCGGAAAgacctctttcttccagGCCCTTGGTATCCCCACCAAGATTGCCCGTGGTACCATTGAAATCGTCTCTGACGTTCAGGTCGTTGCCGCCGGTAGCAAGGTCGGCCCCTCTGAGGCTACATTGTTGAACATGCTCaacatctctcccttcaCCTACGGTATGACTGTCGTCCAGGTCTACGACAACGGTGCCGTCTTCCCCTCTGCCATCCTCGATattgaggagaagacccTTGTTGACCAGTTCGTTTCTGGTATCAAGACCGTTGCCGCCATCTCTTTGGCCACTGGTATCCCCACCATTGCCTCCGTCGTGCACTCTCTTGTCAACTCTTACAAGAACATCCTCAACGTCTCTCTCGCTACCGACTACGAGTTTGAGGGTTCTGCCAAG ATCAAGGAGTACCTTGCCAACCCCGAGGCCTTTGCCGTCGCTGCTgcccccgccgccgctgctgAGGCTTCTTCCGAGGCTgcccccgccgccgccaaggaggaagagaaggaggagtcTGACGACGACATG GGCTTCGGTCTCTTCGACTAA
- a CDS encoding hypothetical protein (Match to ESTs gb|CF193091.1|CF193091, gb|CF192410.1|CF192410, gb|CF189451.1|CF189451; HMMPfam hit to Bac_rhodopsin, Bacteriorhodopsin, score: 4.2, E(): 2.4e-09), giving the protein MDYFAEFRPTTTISVNPPGGTNTHHPGPHHSHHLPLPTAPFPSATPRFLHATRVGHVSVWVFTALFIAGLVVALVLTSRTQKKNRLFHGISAVILTVSALTYMSLATHIGSTFVPIYGPPGHHEPLVHFFRQVFSIRYIDAAITGPLTILALSRLAGVSPATALSAALAQLVVVYSAWAASVGGGWPWGKHGKGAGTKWAWFAVADLAFLAVWTVLLAKGRKASVHRARPTQGLFYLLSSMIILIHIGQGVIWILTDGINLISVNAEIISYGIMDVAAKIGFTHLLLLLHKSDEEGPWTLPAWWAEDPEGAGPDGRGIYGAVTSVGSD; this is encoded by the exons CACCATTTGCCCTTGCCCACCGCACCTTTC CCATCAGCTACCCCAAGGTTTTTACATGCCACTCGTGTCGGCCATGTCTCAGTCTGGGTATTCACTGCATTGTTCATCGCCGGTTTGGTGGTTGCATTGGTCTTAACTAGTAGGactcagaagaagaaccgTTTATTCCATGG TATCTCTGccgtcatcctcaccgTCTCCGCCTTAACCTACATGTCCTTGGCGACCCATATCGGATCCACCTTTGTTCCCATTTACGGTCCTCCCGGTCACCACGAACCTCTCGTTCACTTCTTCCGTCAAGTATTCTCGATCCGCTACATTGACGCTGCCATCACTGGTCCTCTCACCATTCTTGCTCTTTCTCGCTTGGCAGGAGTCAGTCCCGCTACAGCGTTGAGTGCCGCTCTCGCCCAGTTGGTTGTAGTATACTCTGCTTGGGCTGCAAGTGTCGGTGGCGGTTGGCCGTGGGGTAAGCACGGGAAAGGTGCGGGGACCAAGTGGGCTTGGTTCGCAGTTGCCGATCTTGCATTCTTGGCCGTCTGGACCGTGCTTCTCGCCAAAGGTCGAAAAG CCTCCGTTCACAGAGCTCGCCCTACTCAAGGCTTGTTCtaccttctctcctccatgATCATCTT GATTCACATCGGCCAAGGCGTCATCTGGATCCTCACTGACGGCATTAACCTCATCAGTGTTAACGCTGAGATCATCAGCTACGGTATCATGGACGTTGCCGCCAAGATCGGTTTCACTCACCTTCTTTTGTTGCTTCACAAGAGCGATGAGGAGGGTCCTTGGACCTTGCCTGCTTGGTGGGCTGAAGACCCTGAAGGTGCCGGGCCCGATGGTCGAGGTATCTATGGGGCTGTTACCAGCGTTGGTTCTGACTAG
- a CDS encoding hypothetical protein (HMMPfam hit to ACOX, Acyl-CoA oxidase, score: 161.5, E(): 1.8e-45) produces the protein MAFPRPKPTTVETLAMERANPPFNVRKLSIKMHGSEKALVLKERFMAEIARHPAFKLSDIHDLSKDELRERTMEKFASMVYFVTNESLEVFNLRMQLIGIADPSFWTRFGVAYGLFLGALRSGATPNQLSYWIDRGVLGLNGVIGCFAMTELAHGSNVAGLETTATFDRETDEFIIHTPHLGATKWWIGGAASTATHAAVFAQMIVDGKKYGVKTFVTQLRDTKTFQLLPGITIGDIGKKMGRDGIDNGYIQFTYVRVPRAHMLMKHTQVSRDGVVTEPALAQLTYGALLGGRTSMVTDSSNSAKKALTIAVRYAAVRRQFATGKNQLETQILDYPIHQRRLMPLLAQAIAIGFTGLKLTKMYEDMTQSLDTMDPSDLKETHATSAGLKAFCTWACLDTIDKCRQSCGGHGYSAYSNFPTMYADFAVQCTWEGDNTILSLQAGRSLVGAWGAAIKGKHLVSGVAYLNDRSILTAKSDSSLTLSDIKRAWNCVAANVIKKAAEEYVSYLKAGKSKEVAMEMCSQSRFIAAKVHTVGYIFTMFKEAVEDMEESAETEILRTVAKLYGLWQIEEQQGYFLKYGYFTAEQMDKVQTSVDGLCAEVRTIAVPLVDAFALSDHILNSPLGKYDGSVYESYFSQVQAANPLPKEHPYFTRLIKPLLERQNAEMEDPEQAMGLDDELKEIEEERREAAKGKEGKVRKEDY, from the exons ATGGCATTCCCAAGACCAAAACCTACCACT GTCGAGACGCTCGCCATG GAGCGGGCCAATCCTCCATTCAACGTACGGAAGCTTTCAATCAAGATGCATGGATCCGAAAAAGCCTTGGTCTTGAAGGAAAGATTCATGGCTGAG ATTGCAAGACATCCTGCCTTTAAGCTCTCCGATATTCATGACCTTAGCAAGGATGAACTTCGAGAACGTACTATGGAGAAGTTCGCCTCCATGGTATACTTTGTGACGAACGAGAGTCTTGAAGTCTTCAATCTAAGAATGCAG CTAATTGGGATTGCGGACCCCTCATTTTGGACTAGGTTTGGTGTTGCGTACGGCCTATTCTTGGGCGCTCTTCGAAGCGGTGCTACGCCCAACCAGCTTA GCTACTGGATCGATCGCGGTGTACTAGGGCTCAACGGCGTCATCGGCTGCTTTGCCATGACCGAGCTCGCACATGGTTCCAACGTCGCCGGCCTTGAAACCACCGCCACATTCGACCGCGAGACCGATGaattcatcatccacacTCCTCATCTTGGAGCGACCAAATGGTGGATCGGTGGCGCCGCTAGTACGGCCACACATGCTGCTGTGTTTGCGCAGATGATCgtggatggaaagaagtaTGGCGTGAAGACTTTTGTAACTCAACTGAGAGATACCAA GACTTTCCAATTGCTGCCGGGCATCACTATCGGTGATattggaaagaagatgggcaGAGACGGTATCG ACAACGGTTACATCCAGTTCACTTACGTCCGTGTTCCGCGAGCACACATGCTCATGAAACACACTCAAGTGTCAAGGGACGGTGTCGTCACTGAGCCT GCTCTTGCCCAATTGACATATGGTGCTCTCCTTGGCGGACGAACGTCTATGGTGACTGATTCAAGCAACTCTGCAAAAAAA GCTCTAACGATTGCTGTCCGTTACGCCGCTGTTCGCCGACAGTTCGCGACTGGCAAAAACCAACTCGAGACTCAGATCTTGGATTACCCCATCCATCAACGACGCTTAATG CCCCTTCTAGCCCAAGCTATCGCCATTGGGTTCACTGGATTGAAATTGACAAAGATGTATGAGGACATGACCCAATCTTTGGACACGATGGATCCCTCTGAT ctcaaggagaCTCACGCTACTTCTGCTGGCCTCAAG GCGTTCTGTACTTGGGCCTGTCTAGATACCATAGACAAGTGCAGACAGTCGTGCGGTGGTCATGGGTACTCAGC TTACTCAAACTTCCCTACCATGTACGCTGACTTCGCTGTTCAATG TACTTGGGAAGGTGACAACACTATCTTGAGCTTGCAGGCCGGCCGTTCACTCGTAGGGGCTTGGGGAG CCGCCATCAAAGGCAAACACCTTGTCTCTGGAGTTGCGTACCTCAATGACCGATCCATCCTCACCGCCAAATCCGATTCGtccctcaccctctccgACATTAAACGCGCCTGGAACTGCGTTGCAGCGAACGTTATCAAAAAAGCTGCTGAGGAGTACGTCTCCTACCTCAAGGCTGGCAAATCCAAGGAAGTCGCTATGGAGATGTGCTCTCAGTCAAGGTTTATCGCTGCAAAGGTGCATACCGTGGGGTATATTTTTACAATGTTCAAGGAGGCTGTGGAAGATATGGAGGAAAGTGCTGAGACGGAAATCTTGAGGACGGTGGCAAAGTTGTATGGTCTTTGGCAGATTGAAGAGCAACAGGGCTACTTCCTGAAAT ACGGTTACTTCACAGCTGAACAGATGGACAAGGTCCAGACGAGCGTTGACGGCCTCTGTGCTGAGGTCCGCACTATAGCAG TTCCACTCGTCGATGCTTTTGCCCTTAGCGACCACATCCTCAACTCACCCCTGGGCAAATATGACGGTTCGGTCTACGAATCTTACTTTTCGCAAGTACAAGCGGCCAACCCTCTGCCCAAGGAACACCCGTACTTCACACGACTCATCAAGCCGCTCTTGGAGAGACAGAAtgcagagatggaggacCCCGAGCAGGCAATGGGATTGGATGATGagttgaaggagattgaagaggagagaagggaggcggcgaaggggaaggagggcaAAGtaaggaaagaagattatTGA
- a CDS encoding hypothetical protein (HMMPfam hit to Monooxygenase, Monooxygenase, score: 85.8, E(): 1.1e-22): MAQERSKIPSHVLILGGGLAGTCFALALSKSGIRSTIFELRSDPGDIGGALMLAPNALRVLDKLVGVYEEIKDNGFSFEKINFYSEDGMKLGGFAQGDQERWGYKALRIKRPILHKKLLEACAASDKIDFKYGMIWKSIDESETGVMIHFEDGTRTSGDILVGCDGIHSRLRNYLLPDPPTPTYAGLAGIGGEVSRSSLDIPPYMTLPAFIYTRPGMVMLVPCDSSGESIGWAAQKSVPDRTRSGWREYEESGDAIKGIKEDYKDVQNETLQSLLKVASEEAGQARVWAPYQIPRLPTWHSKRICLIGDAAHAIPPSGGQGAAQAFEDGGLLSMFLSNEEAVGKGYEKLFEQFEKKRKKRFEIVESLTKASGSSRQEGMTGLEWFIKKWGMWAYLLTKGGYMKDDALMSYDVTKESVVVPS, from the exons ATGGCCCAGGAACGATCCAAGATACCTTCTCACGTCCTCATCCTAGGTGGCGGTCTTGCGGGCACTTGCttcgccctcgccctctccaAATCCGGTATCCGGTCAACCATCTTTGAGCTCCGTTCTGATCCGGGCGACATTGGCGGCGCCCTGATGCTGGCTCCCAACGCTCTTCGCGTCCTTGACAAGCTTGTAGGCGTCTACGAAGAGATCAAGGACAATGGTTTCAGCTTTGAGAAAATCAACTTTTATTCAGAGGACGGGATGAAGCTCGGTGGATTCGCCCAGGGTGATCaagagagatggggatACAAGGCGCTCCGAATTAAGAGGCCTATCTTGCACAAAAAGCTTTTGGAGGCGTGTGCGGCAAGCGATAAGATTGACTTCAAATACGGGATGATCTGGAAGAGCATCGACGAGAGTGAGACGGGAGTAATGATCCATTTCGAAGATGGTACTCGAACATCAG GTGACATCCTAGTCGGCTGTGACGGTATTCACTCTCGCCTCCGAAACTATCTTCTCCCTGACCCCCCTACGCCTACGTACGCCGGCCTCGCAGGCATTGGCGGCGAAGTCTCTCGCTCTTCACTGGACATTCCTCCCTACATGACCCTCCCCGCATTTATTTACACCCGTCCCGGCATGGTCATGCTTGTTCCCTGCGACTCTTCTGGCGAAAGCATCGGCTGGGCCGCCCAAAAGTCTGTACCGGATAGGACTAGGTCTGGATGGAGAGAGTATGAAGAAAGCGGCGACGCTATCAAAGGGATCAAAGAGGACTATAAGGATGTTCAGAACGAGACCCTCCAGAGCTTGTTAAAGGTTGCTAGCGAGGAAGCTGGACAAGCAAGAGTTTGGGCGCCGTACCAAATCCCTCGTCTCCCGACTTGGCATTCGAAGAGAATCTGTTTGATAGGTGATGCGGCACATGCCATCCCACCTTCAGGCGGTCAAGGTGCAGCCCAAGCTTTCGAAGACGGCGGTCTCCTATCTATGTTTCTCTCCAATGAAGAAGCGGTCGGGAAGGGTTATGAGAAATTGTTTGAGCAgttcgagaagaagaggaagaagaggtttgaGATCGTCGAATCGCTCACCAAGGCGAGTGGGAGTTCGAGGCAGGAAGGGATGACGGGCTTGGAATGGTTTATCAAGAAGTGGGGAATGTGGGCGTATCTCCTCACGAAGGGTGGTTACATGAAAGACGATGCGTTGATGAGCTACGATGTGACCAAGGAGAGTGTAGTTGTACCCAGTTAA